Proteins encoded by one window of Lycium barbarum isolate Lr01 chromosome 11, ASM1917538v2, whole genome shotgun sequence:
- the LOC132618610 gene encoding uncharacterized protein LOC132618610, with amino-acid sequence MAGKASKILMKQSDDLIFGFLDEGLEFESSKRSSESSISYSSSGDIMDEEEEDENVNNSEEKKLFWASQEELLQTTLCRTTSFESSVRKATKEALKELKFTSINCSCRNMVSDSCRKCMQNEISERLINAGFDCFICKSKWKSSLGIPSGENTYMEVVQNASSRNGEMKVIIELNFRGEFEMARANEDYNRLVKQLPEVYVGKVERLRNLIKILCCASKKCMKEKKMHMAPWRKHKYMQAKYLGSPEIKPKPIFPVNNLQRLPRPKASMLTFDLLDSLLPPPGLLCAAIKVI; translated from the exons ATGGCCGGAAAAGCGTCTAAAATTCTGATGAAGCAATCCGATGACCTGATTTTTGGATTCTTAGACGAAGGTCTTGAGTTTGAGTCATCAAAAAGATCGTCAGAGTCAAGCATTAGCTATAGTAGTAGCGGAGATATAATGGATGAAGAAGaggaagatgaaaatgttaacAATAGTGAGGAGAAAAAGTTGTTTTGGGCATCACAAGAGGAGCTTCTTCAG ACAACATTGTGTAGGACAACTTCTTTTGAATCGAGTGTCAGAAAAGCAACAAAGGAGGCTCTAAAAGAATTGAAATTCACAAGCATCAATTGTAGCTGCCGGAATATGGTATCCGATAGTTGTCGGAAATGTATGCAAAATGAAATCTCCGAACGCCTTATAAATGCAGGTTTTGATTGTTTCATTTGCAAGTCCAAGTGGAAAAGCTCACTGGGAATACCTTCAG GTGAAAACACATACATGGAAGTGGTGCAAAACGCAAGTTCAAGAAATGGAGAGATGAAGGTGATCATAGAGTTGAATTTCCGGGGAGAATTCGAAATGGCACGTGCCAACGAAGACTACAATCGTCTAGTCAAACAGTTGCCTGAAGTATACGTAGGAAAGGTTGAGAGGCTTCGAAATTTAATTAAAATACTGTGTTGTGCTTCAAAGAAATGCATGAAGGAAAAAAAGATGCACATGGCTCCATGGAGGAAGCATAAATATATGCAAGCTAAGTATCTCGGTTCGCCGGAAATTAAGCCGAAGCCAATTTTTCCGGTGAACAATTTGCAGCGTTTGCCAAGGCCGAAGGCTTCTATGCTCACTTTCGATTTGCTTGATAGCTTGCTGCCACCACCGGGGTTGCTTTGTGCCGCGATCAAAGT
- the LOC132618670 gene encoding uncharacterized protein LOC132618670 — MAGKVSKIPMKQSDDPDGLIFGFLDESLEFESSKSSLESSISYSSGDIMDEEEEDENNVNNTEKNKLFWASQEELLQTTLCRTTSFESRVRKATKGALKELKSSGINCTCRKMVMDSCRKCMQKEITERLINAGFNCYICKSKWKSSTGIPSGENTYMEVVQNASSRNGEMKVIIELNFRGEFEMARANEDYNRLVKQLPEVYVGKVERLRNLIKILCCASKKCMKENKMHMAPWRKHKYMQAKYLGSPEIKLEPIFPVNNLQRLPRPKASMLTFDLLDSLLPPPGLLCATIKVI, encoded by the exons ATGGCCGGAAAAGTGTCTAAAATTCCGATGAAGCAATCCGATGACCCTGATGGTCTTATATTTGGGTTCTTAGACGAGAGTCTCGAGTTTGAGTCATCAAAAAGTTCGTTAGAGTCGAGTATTAGCTATAGCAGTGGAGATATAATGGACGAAGAAGAGGAAGATGAAAATAATGTTAACAATACTGAAAAGAATAAGTTGTTTTGGGCATCACAAGAGGAGCTTCTTCAG ACAACATTGTGCAGGACAACTTCTTTTGAATCGAGAGTCAGAAAAGCAACAAAGGGGGCTTTAAAAGAATTGAAATCAAGTGGCATCAATTGCACCTGTAGGAAAATGGTGATGGATAGTTGTCGGAAATGTATGCAAAAAGAAATCACGGAACGCCTTATAAACGCAGGTTTCAATTGTTACATTTGCAAGTCCAAGTGGAAAAGCTCAACCGGAATTCCATCAG GTGAAAACACATACATGGAAGTGGTGCAAAACGCAAGTTCAAGAAATGGAGAAATGAAGGTGATCATAGAGTTGAATTTCCGGGGAGAATTCGAAATGGCACGTGCCAACGAAGACTACAATCGCCTAGTTAAACAGTTGCCTGAAGTATACGTAGGAAAGGTTGAGAGGCTTCGAAATTTAATTAAAATACTGTGTTGTGCTTCAAAGAAATGCATGAAGGAAAACAAGATGCACATGGCTCCATGGAGGAAGCATAAATATATGCAAGCTAAGTATCTCGGCTCGCCGGAGATTAAGCTGGAGCCAATTTTTCCGGTGAACAATTTGCAGCGTTTGCCAAGGCCGAAGGCTTCTATGCTCACTTTCGATTTGCTTGATAGCTTGCTGCCACCACCGGGGTTGCTTTGTGCCACGATCAAAGTTATttga
- the LOC132619263 gene encoding probable serine/threonine-protein kinase At1g54610 has product MGGVCGKPSSPAQDRRDGGQKRRELAKRAPPRAVSSKRGESFRVKDKLENGDVKLGLIDRKANGSRKVRDDHYEQIKEKLGVVVNGFNGNGGVPKALEGELIAAGWPSWFAAVAGEAINGWVPRKADTFEKLDKIGQGTYSSVYKARDLTNNKLVALKRVRFDNMDPESVKFMAREIVILRRLDHPNIIKLQGLVTSRSSCSLYLVFEYMEHDLTGLASLPDIKFTEPQMKCYMQQLLSGLHHCHSRGVLHRDIKGSNLLIDNNGILKIADFGLATFFDHHQSVPLTSRVVTLWYRPPELLLGAIHYAVAVDLWSAGCILGELYVGKPIMPGRTEVEQLHKIFKLCGSPSENYWKKEKLHHSTAFKPLHPYRRRIGETFKDLPPSAVRLMDTLLSIDPELRGTAVRALESEFFTTKPFPCDPSSLPKYPPSKEIDAKLREEEAQRQGAAGVKTQFGDGHTRGSKEPRAVAAPDANAELARSMQRRQSSSNPKSRSEHFYLPKEAASGFPIEQHRPSQPRKERGGDHLENHAERFSHSGPLAPGFGWAKSGKKYDHDISVGSNRADLSKFSTLVASRSTVAGDARDRFVASQLESGHQVERPVRLLDEHSRKQDWKRHMQNPAGSHQFDSGRASIKESNLHGDGHKGNTIHFSGPLLVQPNKVDQMLKEHDRRIQEAARRARLEKARAGKCQAQGMQRTTNSIYVTSLGSR; this is encoded by the exons ATGGGTGGCGTTTGTGGAAAACCTTCGTCGCCCGCCCAAGATAGGCGGGATGGCGGTCAAAAGAGGAGAGAATTGGCAAAACGGGCACCACCACGAGCCGTTTCTTCTAAGAGAGGGGAGAGTTTCAGGGTGAAAGACAAGTTGGAAAATGGTGATGTGAAGCTTGGTTTAATTGATAGGAAGGCTAATGGATCAAGAAAGGTTAGGGATGATCATTATGAGCAGATAAAAGAAAAGCTTGGAGTCGTTGTGAATGGTTTTAATGGAAATGGAGGCGTCCCGAAAGCCTTGGAAGGGGAACTAATTGCTGCTGGATGGCCTTCTTGGTTTGCTGCAGTGGCTGGTGAAGCTATTAATGGATGGGTTCCTCGAAAGGCCGATACTTTCGAGAAATTAGACAAG ATTGGCCAAGGGACTTATAGTAGTGTATACAAGGCTCGTGACCTAACTAACAATAAACTTGTTGCACTCAAAAGAGTGAGGTTTGATAATATGGATCCTGAAAGTGTCAAATTTATGGCGAGGGAGATAGTCATTTTGCGTAGGCTTGATCATCCGAATATCATCAAATTACAAGGTTTGGTTACATCAAGATCATCTTGCAGTTTGTACCTTGTTTTTGAGTACATGGAACATGATCTCACTGGACTCGCATCTCTTCCTGATATCAAATTTACAGAACCGCAG atgaaatgctaTATGCAGCAACTTCTTAGTGGACTTCATCATTGTCATAGTCGGGGTGTTTTGCATCGGGACATTAAAGGTTCAAATCTTCTAATCGACAATAACGGGATCTTGAAGATTGCAGATTTTGGCTTAGCAACCTTTTTTGATCATCACCAAAGTGTTCCACTGACAAGCCGTGTTGTGACTCTTTGGTATCGACCACCCGAGCTCTTACTTGGAGCAATTCACTATGCAGTCGCTGTAGATTTGTGGAGTGCTGGTTGCATACTTGGAGAATTATATGTTGGCAAACCCATTATGCCTGGTAGAACTGAG GTGGAGCAGCTGCATAAGATTTTTAAGCTTTGTGGTTCACCATCTGAGAATTAttggaaaaaagaaaaactaCATCATTCAACAGCATTTAAGCCGTTACATCCTTACAGACGGCGTATTGGCGAAACATTTAAGGATCTTCCTCCATCTGCTGTGAGGTTGATGGACACATTACTTTCTATAGATCCTGAACTTCGGGGAACAGCTGTCCGTGCTCTTGAGAGTGAG TTCTTCACCACAAAGCCCTTCCCTTGTGATCCTTCAAGTTTGCCAAAGTACCCTCCCAGCAAGGAAATTGATGCAAAGCTGCGGGAAGAAGAAGCTCAAAG GCAAGGAGCTGCAGGAGTGAAGACCCAATTTGGTGATGGGCATACGAGAGGATCAAAAGAACCTCGAGCTGTTGCAGCACCTGATGCTAATGCCGAGTTGGCTAGGTCAATGCAG AGGAGGCAGAGCAGTTCAAATCCTAAGAGCCGATCTGAGCATTTCTATCTACCTAAAGAAGCTGCTTCTGGTTTTCCAATTGAACAACATAGACCGTCACAACCAAGGAAAGAAAGAGGTGGAGATCACTTGGAGAATCATGCAGAGAGATTTTCTCATTCAGGACCTCTAGCTCCAGGATTTGGATGGGCAAAATCTGGGAAGAAATACGATCATGACATTTCTGTTGGTTCCAATAGAGCCGACTTATCAAAGTTTTCCACTTTAGTGGCATCTAGGTCAACTGTGGCTGGTGATGCTCGAGACCGATTTGTTGCTTCACAACTAGAATCTGGCCATCAAGTAGAAAGGCCAGTACGCTTGCTTGACGAACACTCAAGGAAGCAGGATTGGAAGCGGCACATGCAAAATCCTGCTGGTTCTCATCAATTTGACAGTGGAAGGGCCAGCATTAAAGAATCAAATCTG CATGGCGATGGTCACAAGGGAAACACAATCCATTTCTCTGGTCCACTTCTTGTTCAACCAAATAAAGTGGATCAAATGCTTAAAGAGCACGATCGTCGTATCCAGGAAGCTGCACGACGAGCAAGGCTCGAGAAGGCAAGAGCAGGCAAATGCCAAGCTCAAGGGATGCAGAGAACAACCAATTCTATTTATGTCACTAGTCTGGGATCGCGGTAG